Part of the Leclercia sp. AS011 genome is shown below.
GCCGGTAATGAGACGGTATTTTGCTGCCGCGAGGTGCTCTGCCCGCCGGGTCCGCTGCGTGAGGTGAGGATCTGCACCTGGCACAGACAGGGTTCTGTCACCGTGACCTGGGGAATAATGGTCAACATCTCCCCCTCCGTGGTCGTCTGAAAGGTGATCTGGCTGGTGAGTGCGGCAAGCAATAACAATGTATTCATGATCTTCTCCCAAAAAAAAACAGGGCCTCAGCCCTGTTTTTCGTCGTACGGACGTCAGCGTTAGTACTGGCCAGCAGTCACGGTGTTGCCGAAGCCAACCTGAGTGATGTTAGCGGTAGCGCCGTTAGAGGTCTGACGCAGATCAACGTCGTTGCGACCACCAGACTGACGAACATTAGCAGTGAGGTCTTTGCCACTCCACTGGCTGATGGTAGCGGAGTTACCCTGACCACGCTGGTTCAGATCGATTTCGCTGTTATCAGCGCCCTGAGACAGGTCAGCATCGTTACCGAAACCGCTCTGAGTTACGGTGATTTCAGACCCACGAGCGTCGCTCTGCAAAGCGTCTACGTTGTTACGACCACCGTACTGATAAACAGTCAGTGTTTCTGGGCTAACGTTATTATTACCGTTGCCGCCATGATTATTGCCCCATTGTGGCACGGAGCCAGCCATAGCACTGCCAGAAACCACGATTGCTGCAATTACTGCCACTTTTAAAAGTTTCATTGTAAAGCCCCCATCGGATTGATTAGTTCGTCACTGAATAGCTAGCGTTGGATGACGCGAATTGCCATTTGTGACTGTCTCTGCACTACAACTGCCGTTTTTTGCGTACCGTACTGCGTAATATTCGCTTTATTACCAGAACCTTTCTGAATAATCATTGCGGTATTACCATATGCACCTTGATTAATACTCGCACTGTTCGAGTTCCCTTTTTGATCAATATATGCAAGGTTATAACTCCCTGATTGATCAATGTTCGCCCGATTATTCCCGCCCTCCTGGGAAACCACAGATAACAATTTCGAGCCCTGCTGGCGAACAGTCGCGTCATTATTAACGCCCTTTTGTCCAATGATAGCGGCCTGGTTATATGATGATTTACTCAATTCATTAACCGCGAAATTGTATTCTGAAGAAGCCAAATCAGTAGTTGCGAAAACGAATCCAGGTGCACCCAGTAATGTAAACATCAATAACAAACTGTTCTTCATGTTATCACCCTGGACCTGGTGGTAAAATAACTTGCGTTAACAAGACGAAATATTTTGTTAACCCGACGTTACGATGAAGAGTATGTCTGCCGAAACAATTTTAATATCTCACCCGCCAGTCGTATTTTTATTCCCACTTTCACCCCAAAGTATTAAAAAAAATTAAACAGTGTGACGATACAGCGATTTAACAGGCAGTTAAAAATGGCCATATGCGGATTTCGGAAATGGATAGCGGAGAAAAAGCTGTTTTGCCGTTTCGCCTGCCCTTGAGGGGGGCGATCAGGATATATCCATGATTGCGTGACAAAGTGCGTGATTTCTTAAGGCATTTACAGAGTGTAAGAATAGGCTTAGCGCTTTAGCCCTACTCATACCTTCATGTCAATAACTTACAAAATATAAAACATATAAAAATCATAAATATAATATAATTTGTATGATTTTTTAAATGTGTGCACCAATACCAATATGTACAACTTTATGATGAAATCTCATAAATTCATGAACCCTATTTTTACAAAGTAATATTGATTTTTACATTCTGTTACACGTTTAACACTTGCTTTAAAAACGGTAATAGCTAGATTGAAAACAGAAGTTCGGCATTATCATTTTATTTTCCCTTACCTCTAAGGGATATGGTCTTTCTTCTACACACAGCAGTGCAACATCTGTCAGTACTTC
Proteins encoded:
- the csgC gene encoding curli assembly chaperone CsgC, producing the protein MNTLLLLAALTSQITFQTTTEGEMLTIIPQVTVTEPCLCQVQILTSRSGPGGQSTSRQQNTVSLPANQTVNLSRMTVNSGPNDKVNVIVTVSDGKSLHLSQQWPAS
- the csgA gene encoding curli major subunit CsgA, which encodes MKLLKVAVIAAIVVSGSAMAGSVPQWGNNHGGNGNNNVSPETLTVYQYGGRNNVDALQSDARGSEITVTQSGFGNDADLSQGADNSEIDLNQRGQGNSATISQWSGKDLTANVRQSGGRNDVDLRQTSNGATANITQVGFGNTVTAGQY
- the csgB gene encoding curli minor subunit CsgB, which gives rise to MKNSLLLMFTLLGAPGFVFATTDLASSEYNFAVNELSKSSYNQAAIIGQKGVNNDATVRQQGSKLLSVVSQEGGNNRANIDQSGSYNLAYIDQKGNSNSASINQGAYGNTAMIIQKGSGNKANITQYGTQKTAVVVQRQSQMAIRVIQR